The Bradysia coprophila strain Holo2 chromosome X, BU_Bcop_v1, whole genome shotgun sequence genomic interval atGACATCACGTAATAAACCGTGCAACGTACCTTGGCCTTCGATTTGGGTGACAGCCTGAATCGTCCAAACATTCCTTCCGACTTTTCTTTGCCATTGGTCGGTGATGTTTCCTTACTGTCTCGCTTCTTATGGAAGAAATCAGACACGGCTCGAATGATACTCTTTCTGCGTTCCGGATCTTTGTTACGATGCCTTCGCTTCTGGCCACCATCCTCTTCAGCCAAATTCGGATCGGACGTAAAATCGTTCTGCTTGTACTGCGTTTTCGATGAACCGAAATTGTGATCGTTCACATGCTCCTGACTCGTCGTTTCCGATATATCGTTTACGCTCTTCGATGTCATCATTTTCCGCTCACGAATCTTCATATCATCGCACTTGTTCCTCGTGATTTCATCAGCTAAGTGATCCAGATTGAATCGTTTGCGCAGCAGTTGAATTTTCTCATCCGGACTGAGGCCAAGATCCTGATTTGATTTGAGTCTCGCTCTGGCTCGAGCATCTTGCCGCAGCTTTTCAGTTTGCGTTACCGTATCGTCGATCTTACGACGTGGTGGCGGTACCGGTGTAGTGAACTCGTTGCCATTGCCCAGATATTGGCTCGGTCCATCGGTTTTAATCGAATAAATACTTGGCGTTGAGTAAACACAAAACGATTgagttttcaatatttttggaaGTTCTTTGATTGGTGTTTCAACAACATCACTGAACGGTCGATCCTTTCGTGTTGTCGACGCGCTGTCCAGTTTCGAAATTGAATATGGGGTTTTGGTAATGTTCCAGCGATCGGAAGAGTTCACCAGTTTATCCGGTCGCTCTGTTTGTCCGATATGGAAATGGGGTCCATTACTGCATGCCGTTCCAATGTGTGGTGGAGCCTGTGGCGAATTTCCCGGACTAAACATACTCGAACGGTTACGACTTCGATTCAATCGCTTCTCGgcattcaattgttttttacTCTGGAGCTTGTCCATGACCAGTTCATGGATAAGATCTTTTTGCTTGGTGCGCTCCTTAGTGATCTCCTCCAAACGTTCCATTACCGTAATTGGTGATGTCGCATCCACTGCGGGCTTATTTACAAATACACTTAATGACTTATTGCTATCTATCACAGAATTGGATTGCTGCGTCTGTTCGTTGCCGCTATTATCTCCCTTCGACGATTTCCTTCTAGTTTTCCGAATGTCAATTGAATCACGCGCATTACTGATTTGgctaattttcatttgaagttTCCGCACATATTCCTCGTACGTACACTCATCGGAATCTTTACGACGATTCGGTGTACCCGATTCCTCCAATGATTGTTTACGTGTCGGTGTTCTGGATTCTTTGGATGTTGTTGTGTCATATGAATTGTTTTCCTTGGGTGGGCTACTTTCGTTAAACATATCCCTTCGGTCCGAATTCGGAGTGTCCACATTTTTCGGGGTTGAATCAACAGGACTCGTAACTACAGTCAAGGCATCACTATCTTCTGTTGTTGTACCCTGAGAGGCAATCATTAACAGACTGTCATCGTCGATGTCATTTAAACTGTCTGCTGGCATATCGAATGGCTTTTTAACGTTGAACATTGGCGGAACTTCGTTCATGGGTGTTTTTAGATCGATGTCATTCGCTAATACACAAGCTCCTTGTTCGATATAATCGATGCCAGCCACTTCTTTGTTGACTGCCTCGTGAATCTCCAAAGAATTGGGAGTTTTGAAGGATTTAGATTCGAATGACTCCTTCGGAGAGCTGCCGTAACCGGCATCACTTTTATAGCTTGATGCTCCTTTGATCGAATTATTCTCAACAAATTGAACGTAACCCCGATTCTTCAACATTGCCTTATTCGTCGCTGAGTACGTCTCCAGACAACTGTCTTCTGATCCTGTGTCCATGAATTCAATTCCTTCGAAATCAAGTTCCTTGTTGACGATGGGACATATTTTTGGTGTCTCTGTCTCGGTAATATGCGTTTTATGACTAGACAGCttcttcttcgatttttttcgtttgatcGTTCCCTTGTTGGAATTCAGAACGAATTCAATATCAACGAAGTTCTCGGACACAGCATCATCTGCGGTCCAATCGGATAATTCCGTTTCGGTAAGTACTTGTCCCGTAAATTCAGTTTCTGAATCTGATTTTGTGGATTCTGCATACGTAGCTGCCGTTGGAGTTTTGTCCATGTCGTCCAAATCTTTGTTCAACGACATGGTATCCGATAAGTGCAACACTGACGGCTTTACAATTTTCTCTGTGGTAGATGCGTTTGCTTCGACAGCCGGTAGCACCAACGGAATGTTTTTCAGTGTGTCAATCTTGTTCTCATTCTTTGTATCGAATTTTAAATCAGGTTTCCGATGACTGAAAGACTCGTACCGCGGGATCTTCTTCTCCAGAACCACTTTATCACATTTCACTTCACCAGTCAATTGTTCCGTCACTCTTGTGCCATCCGGCATTTTCATGTGTTTCAGATCCTCGGGATCACCAACATACTTTCCGTCGATTATCATCAGACTGTCAATCTGCATCAGTTCACCAGATGTGTCGCGTACTTCTAATCGTGGCAGATCACCCGGTTGAGTGTCTGGACTAGTTGTTGAGTccaaaataaaatgtggaaTATCATCGACACTGCTGGACGTACTCGATGACAAGCTGTCCGATTCTAAATcggaattcatctttttagcACTCCACGGAATATTCGGAACTCTGATCGATGTTTCTTGAGCGGGGCTACGCGGTCGTGCTTCATCCTCAACCGGACGGCTTTTCTTAGAATCATTGCTTTGGCTTAGCATTGAATCGATGGCCGACTTGCTTTTTTCAGCCAATGATTCGGATTTAACTTCGATGATTGGCGCTGGCACGTCAATGTCTTTTGTTGCTTCATCATCGGGGGCACGATCTTTGGCCGGACTGTCGCCAGTTAAATCAATCACCTCAATCTCGTCGTCGTTCACATCCAATTCGTTGATGAATTTCTGATTTCGTTTGACCATTTTCTCGGACAGCTCAATGCGACTGAGATCAATAATTGGTTCCACCTTTTCCGGCGTCACTAGATCAATGATTTCGATTTTCGGGGACATTTCGCGTATTTTATTATCGACTAATGTTGTGTTGATGGTTTCCGTCAAATCGGATATCTTCAATGCATCCGAATTGGACACAATGTCCGTTTtgttgatttcatttttatctatCACAAATTTCCCGTAGACATTCTCCTTCTCATCAGAATTCTTTTCATCCATCTCTTTGCTACCGACCAACGGCGATTTGGCTGGCGttgtatttttgataaaactttGCATCACCGAATCCGTCGACGGATTCAACAACTTTTGACATTCGGAAATGTTGGAAtggaaattcttaaatttcgaATCCAATACGGACGTTGAGTCCGATTTCATGATGCCACCGGATATGGATTCACCTAGCAGATAACGTTTCTTCAATTCCAAGCTTCTCTTAGATGCAATTCCTTCGGTGCTGGCggttttattcaataaatagTCACCAGGACGGGGATTCCGAAGTGGCATACGACTAGACGATAGTACGGATGGATCGACTTGTACAAGCggtttaaattcattttgctGCTCCAAGTCGCGTTTGTGCTGAGCAAATGACGGTTTCGTTGAGGTAGTTGTTGGGGATGGACGTTTTATGCCATTCTCAATTGTCGTTTGTTTGATCTGGATAAAGAGATGGACGTGGCGGAATTAAGTTTTTCCATTTCGTCAGCAAAATTTACCTGAACTTTGGTTGGCTTCCTCAGATGGGTGTCATCAATAACGATATTTGGCGGCGGAAATTTAACTGGATCTTGTTCGAATTCGGAGTCTGTTGATATTTCGGTTGCAGAATTCAGTTCAACAATCGGCGATGAGGATTCGGAGTCGCTTTGAATCtggaaaaatatgaaacattGAGATTTGTAAATGGCATGACGGGGCGTGAGGAGCGAGTGTGAACAATACATATTTTTAGTTGCTGTTTCTTAAGGTATAGTGGCAACGCGAAGATAGATATTTAAGAAATCCTTTTTTTACGGgaaagttgaaatttaaacaaaaatttgaattctgaAGTGACAGAACCTGAGTTTCTACATCCTAAAGTTCCTTGACATTAGGTTACCAAATGCTACCAATCTTCATCGCAAACAACtggaaaagaaatattttgaggaTACGAAAATGATAAACATCCTTGTGGGTAGCCGACTCTATTTCTGTCCGTCATCAGTAATTGTGATTTTGATAATATTCCTAAAGGGTCAAACCCACTTCGCGTCAACATTTTCAGTAAGTTCTCGTGTATAGTTTGTTGTGATGATAGATCCctcattcattttaaatttcaacttttcaaatGTAGAGTCTTGTGGGTAAAACATTAGGTTTGTCGATTTTCGGTAGCTCTACCATTAACAAACGACaggattttatttcgaaaaattttgataaaaagagTTTATGTGTCGCGTCAAGCATACGTATTAAACTAGTACGTATCCAACTTAACAGCAGTGTTAAGCAAAAATAACGTATCGCATTTAAGTATCTGCTTTTGAAGTGTTTTCGAGAGCTTTGACTTTTGCATTCCACGGAAGTCTTCCACTTTTCCAATGAAATCCAAACAAGCTCAAAGCTTTCCAAAGCACAGAAGCTATGCGGCTTCCATAGAACTTAGGTTTTACTCTCAATGTGTAGAGTTATATGGATCCTGTTGAACcaaggactatttttgggaaaacaactttttttgggaaaacatttttgggaaaaagtCTTTGGAAAGATATGGAAAAACATGaggaaattgtaaaaatagggaaaagtagtttccaataaaaaaaaatcccggtGTCGAACTAGGGTGCACGTACACCACAGACATACGTATTCGTCATAGCCCTGACTTGTGAATAATTTAATCgtcgattgataaaattggTATAATGCCGAGTAGCCTAAGTATGTAAGCACAGTAGTTAACTGAATAAGCTGCTCATGCGAATATTAGCGAGAACAAATAACACTCACAGTTTTTAGTGGTCACaatagtaaaataaaattaaaatgaattagtTTGACAGGTACGATCCAAATAAAGGTATACCCTTTGGctcttttgtttttaataattgGTTTTTTCTTCACAAAATAACTACTGCTagcaaattattttgtatacaGACACAACACAATAaacgtaacaaaaaaataaataattaatcaaattagAAATGGGAAATAAATACAAGACgacaaaaatgacaaaatatgaattttccgGTCGTGTAATCGAAACCATTAATTAAAGTCAAGTGTGtcggtttttcttttcttcttgtttCTGTTGCGATTTGATTGATATTGGGTTATTTCAAACAACGAAAAtgtataaacaaaataaactaaaaaaataaaataaaaaataaattcaaacagaACTTCACACCAAACGAGTATTACCTTCTGTAGATCGTACCGTttcgaatcaaatttttagtCGCTCAAAGTTGCTTGGAGATTTTCGATATATTTTATTCGACGATTTTGGGCGAGATGATCCAATACGGTCAAGAATtggttcaacgaaattttctttgtttaattctaaattttctttcagaaaTTGAGCTTTCGTCGACAAGATTCGATTTTATTCAGAGTCGAAAAGATATTTTACTTTTGCATTGGTTTTGTTTGGTTACAGAGTAACAATGAATGCAGCGCGCAGTTCTGTGTTCTCATATtagcaataaaatatttcgttgaGCAGTAGACATAAGAGAATATATTGCGTTGCCTGCTGTCATTACATTGAACAGTATACTGTATAtagacgaaatttttcattttcattgtgcTCCTACCTTACCTTGGACAATGGaaccgaatattttttttctacaaaaactgttttccctaaataaattgttaacaTTAAATTGTACGCCAACGTCTACTACATCCTATCTAACAGTTAAAGTCTAATGAATATAAAACATTATATAAAGTCACACCACACGTTCCCTAAGAAATTGTACAGTTATCCTTGCTACTAGATGAGCTATGAGTTGCTGGCTTTTTATGAAATATTCCAAGTCCATATTTGGATGTGGTGGATGGAGTATTCGTAAATGATCTCGAATTATTGGAAGGTATTGCTGTTGTGATCGAATTCTTTTTCGGTAACGGTCGAGTCAACGTAGAACTGCCGTATGAAGTTGGATAATGCAAATTCGAGGCACTTCCATAACCGTGACTATTCATTCCACTTCCATATAAGTGGCTATTCAATCCAGTTCCTCCACTGCCGTATGTTTGGCTGTTTAATCCACTACCGCCACTGCCATATGTTTGACTGTTCAATCCACTTCCGCCACTGCCATATGTTTGACTGTTCAATCCACTTGTTCCACTTCCATACGTATGACTGTTTGCACCGTTTCCGTAGGCGTAACTTCTATCAATCGCATGCTCGTCACGACCTCGCCCATAAATCACATCTTTTCTCAACTCGTCCCTGAGTTTCGGTTCATCGCGACTTTTCGGATAATAGTTGTCCGTACTCAATTCGTCACGACTGCGGGAGAAACCGTAGCCACCTTCGTGGCGCTCGTCGTCGATCACCTTTTTCATATACGGATTGCTACCACTTAGTTTGGCATTCATGAACTCTTCCTTGCGATTGTGGATCATTTGGCTGCGTTCGATTAAGCGATTCGTTTCTCGGTCACGTTCCGATAATTTCCGAGGCGGTTTTTCCGGTTTGACAGGTGACTGGTGTCGGGCCGAGGTTAGATTGTCATAATGAGATGAAACGGCGTCTTCGTAGTTTGATGAGTATCGCTTTGGTTGTTCGATATTCTCCATCGAGCTGAATTTCTCTTCGTGATTAGAATGACGATGATTTGTTGGAGCTTCAAACTTAAACTCTGAATCATGTTTGATAGATGGTGATGCATTTTTGTGATTGGTTTTGGGAGAATCTGTAACATCGTAGCCATTGTGGTTCAAGTTATCGACAGCAAGTTGCCGTTCTAGCACCTTGTGACGATTTACCTCAACACCATTGTTGATTGGGCCAGTGAGTACTGCATTTTCCGGTGCTCTATGTTGCTGGATAATAGGTTTTTTTATCGAAGGAGGTGTGGCGTATCGTACAACCGTAATGGGCTTGTATCGGAACAAAATCTTAGTACTAGGCTTCGGTGCGATTGTGTCCGTTGGACTTGCCGACGCATCGTAAGTATTTGATGAATTATCTGATGTACCATTTCTTCCATCCGGCACATCAACACCCTTTTGACTTGGTACCGCTGGATTCACACTTATTGATTGTATAGCTTCTTTGGTTGgggatgatgatgatgacgacgaGGATGTAGCAGCATTTTTAATCGTTTGATAGAACTTTGTTACCGACCCGAGAAGAGTATTTTTACGTGGCGAAATATCCGGAGAATTACTAGACGACATGCTCTTGTTACGCCGAACCGGCTTGGCTGGTGCTACCTTAGCAGATGTTGGAAGTTGATGAACAGAATTCGTTAGCGGTTTCATTGCAGTAATGGACGGCAAATTATTTTGGTTGTTCGGTAGAGCCGCTTGTGTATTGTGCATAACTTCCTCTTTCGGACGCAATCGTTCGACGGATGGTACACTATAAATCGTTCTTTCTAACAAATTGATGTCATCCATAACTGAATTGGAAGCACAAACttcatcaaacaaaatgtcctCTTTACTTTTCTCCTTCTTAACCAATTTCGGTTTCGCTGTCGCTGTCGATTTAGATGATGAATCACTCTTGACGATATCTTCGGCAATCTTGTCAATCTTTTTGACAACTTTCTTCGCCACTTTTGGTTCTCCGTTTACGGTTTTCACCACCTTTTTAACGACCTTCTTGGTATTTGGTTTTTTGACTTTCTCTTCAGTGACTCGGTCAGTCGATAAAGATTTTCTGGAACTCGCGTTGGTGACCTTTTCACCGATTTGTTCTTCCAACTGCATAATCTCGTTCATCAGTTTGTCAGAAAATTTAGCAAGGCACATCGCTTGCACGTCATTATGATCTACCACTTCTTTCTTACACCATTTTGGCGCCGGTTTGCTGTAAGTTAAATTAGTTTCTTTGACTTCAGCCACTTTCGGCGgactttttttctttatcggCTTTTTAACCACCTTCACTTCGACCGGCTTGGGAACCACTTTTGCAGCGAATTCCTCAAACATTTCATTGAGGTCCTCGTCTAGTGTTTCATTCTCGAACAATTGGTTATATTCCCTGCTCGGCGATCGTTCAATGAACACCGGATCGTCAACCAACctttcaaaattacttaaatcaACTTCTTCCGGCGGCGAATcatcttttttcttcttcgacATTACTTCGATGACGTCGATTGTTCGCGCTTTCTCCAACTCACGTTTCGATGGCTTCTTCAAATCGACAGCACCATCCATTTGCTGGTTGTACATGTCGAAGGATTTGGTTTTGCTTGGTTTCAGTTTATTTTCCACAGATTCGCGTAATAGGGCCTGTTTCAGGTCAACAGTTTTGCTTTCTACATTCGAATTACGACGGGGCATAACAGGCGACAGACCGGTGCTAGGTGTTAAGTTGGGTGACGGACCTGATCGAGGAGTAAGGCTAGGCGACTGATTAGATTTGGGTGTGAGACATGGCGATGGAAGACTTTTCAACTCTTGAACGGGACTGGGAGCAAAGTATTTTGCCAGATTAACGTCTTTCAATTCCTTCTGATTTTTATTGACGTTGGCCGAGGCGgccttttcttctttttttgggaAGAATTTACTTAAATCACGTGCTGTTGTGGACACTTTAGGCGCATTTATTTGAGACTTAATATGGTTTCGAGTGTcggagaaatttttcgactcaattttcttcaaagacTTGGCCAATTTGTCGTTGTTGGTCTTTAAACGTTCTTGCGGACTGACATACTTGAACTCGGGATCTTGTGACAAAATCTCAATTTCATTGTCGGTTATGTCTAAATTGTTCAGAAAACCCAATTCGCCGATTGGATCTTCTCTATGCGAACTGTCCAACGACAGACTATTGCCCATTGATTTCAAGTTTTGAATGGAACCGGTCGGGGCGACATACAATTTCCGACGATCCATTAACGGGGACGATTTAACGAGATCTAAATTGGAGACACTCATCGCTTTGGAACTACATTGATTCGATAGTCGATCCGAATTCGAGCCCAAGAAGTTTACCGATTTGGTGCTACCAAATGCATTTAGTCCACTGTCTTGGCTGTTCTTCAGCCATTGTTCTTTTAAGCTTAACTTTCGTTTGATGTCATTTTTCACCAGATTTTCCTTCTTCAGTTCGTCAATCTCTTTGgtcaattttatgaaattgtttATCTTGTAAAGACTTTCGTTCAGCTTATCGATGTCAGCTGATAATTGATGGTCTaaattgttatcgataattttgatttcGGTTTTAGTGATCGGTTGATGAAGTGATGGATCAACGGACACCACCTAAACCGCGAGTTTATTGTTCGTTTGTGGTTTTTTGGTCATTTTAATTATCGACAATTCGGATTCGAATCGATGATTtgatttgtgaaaaataaaatgaaaagaaattggaattttaataatttgaacAGAGCGGTGTGCTTCGTCAATGACGGGATACGTCACACAATAAAACAAGAGAGTTTGAAAGCAGTTTCTCACCTCAGTTTCGGTGTCGGTTGCTAGGTAAGGAAGTGGCTTCAATTTGACTTCTTGCATGCGAATTTCGCGAGCCTTTTCCAATTCTTCTCCCTCTGTCTGGCTATCTGCTTCATCATCTGAAATGATATTACGCTCACATCATAAATTCATCGCTTCTACACAATCTCTCGTCCCACACACAATTTAATCTCGAACCTACCTTCACTCGAATCGTAGAACTCGTCATCATCGCTATCGTCATCGTCGCTATACTGGTTCGAAGAATACCTTTGTTTGCCAATCCAATCGGTGGCCAACTGAAGAGTCTGTGCACCCAGTGGTGACTCCATTGCCTCTTCGTAGTTGTCGAGATCCGAATCCGATTCCGAATCCGAACTGTAAATTTCCGATGATTCATCCGTACCCGAACCGAAATTACGATCCGTCCACTCATTTTCATCGATGATATTCTCCAGCGACGGTTCGCCGTCAGACATTGCAGTTGCATTTTCGAATTCGATTCGTTCCGGCGTTTGACCTgagattttatgttaaaagaATTGATTGGAAATGGGTTTCAGTTGATCGGTTTGAATGCACAACAAACCTCGGTTCAGAAGGTCCAAATTGGCAATGCCCTCTAGTCGAATTCTTTCGGGTGTCGTTTCGATTTTTGAACTGGAATCGGTTTCGTTTCTGATTTTTTGACGGGACAGAGATTTCTTCGGTATTGGTCGCATTACTTTGGCAGGAAGGCGGTAATGTTGTGTACAATAGAAAAGTCCTTGAGGATTGTCCCGATCGAATGCATAGCCACCGAGTCGTAAACTAGTATGGCAATGATGACACTTTAGGCAAGCTCTATGCAACACAAGTCCTTCAGCTGTAATCTTTTCCATTAAATAGACTTTTTGCTTgcaaaaatgacaaatttcagATACAGCTGGAGTGTTGAATACCAAGGCGGATTTTGAGTTCTGAA includes:
- the LOC119081069 gene encoding F-actin-monooxygenase Mical isoform X2, whose translation is MNRPQQPPPLTMAENEAAALAAEMFDHFSSATTMRQILGLYRNMCDTIGLRPGPLNEFYPKLKSKIKSWKAQALWKKFDARALHRVYNKGTACNGTRVLVIGAGPCGLRTAIEAQLLGAKVVLVEKRDRISRNNVLHLWPFLITDLRNLGAKKFYGKFCAGSIDHISIRQLQCILLKVALLLGVEVHEGVSFENTIEPKDGCGWRAQVSPEDHAVSHYEFDVLIGADGKRNTLEGFKRKEFRGKLAIAITANFINKKTEAEAKAEEISGVAFIFNQSFFKELYQTTGIDLENIVYYKDETHYFVMTAKKHSLIDKGVIVQDFSDPAELLSAVNVNTERLLDYAKEAAEFSTKYQMPNLEFAVNHYGKPDVAMFDFTSMFASEISCRVTVRKNYRLLQCLVGDSLLEPFWPTGSGCARGFLSSMDAGYAIKLWNNQRNSILAVLAQRESIYRLLAQTTPENLHRDIGSYTLDPATRYPNLNRSAVTVHQVKHLLNTDDPALLEQTFMDSNALQLVPDQPMRRKRRTGDTVPLSTVLLRWIRAQLNSHDFIQNLTDVSECFTNGQVLCALINRYRPDLVDLASLRDCSVKECNELAFKIIEVELRIPPVMTAADSLTLENVDPKLWLTYLEQICEVFRGEIPHVKHPKLDFAELKEKQQGNKVPDFSRLLKFTSRKVKSPSEDVDMAGNTRSAIDDDRGRRSRKLLPESSAGLLNESTSRRAKKRRSHEKFGNVEERMKRLQEIEANRNDRQNKRRLQRAQQTQNFYKSLHMLQANTLLRESDSSSPFEDYSIFLYRQSAPEFNDRVKELERKLLYPDRERGIASASLRNTGPDDQFNDRIKSMEKQIAAKTGAATDKKPKDLLRAIGKIESNDWNIREIEKKIEQSKKTEVGKSREKVPKWSKEQFLQRQNKMARPLDADAVDEKFKEIDQTIKNLDKQLKEGTVLERGERGNNKVASIAGSFKKKENTQPEDKGIQKSNSKSALVFNTPAVSEICHFCKQKVYLMEKITAEGLVLHRACLKCHHCHTSLRLGGYAFDRDNPQGLFYCTQHYRLPAKVMRPIPKKSLSRQKIRNETDSSSKIETTPERIRLEGIANLDLLNRGQTPERIEFENATAMSDGEPSLENIIDENEWTDRNFGSGTDESSEIYSSDSESDSDLDNYEEAMESPLGAQTLQLATDWIGKQRYSSNQYSDDDDSDDDEFYDSSEDDEADSQTEGEELEKAREIRMQEVKLKPLPYLATDTETEIQSDSESSSPIVELNSATEISTDSEFEQDPVKFPPPNIVIDDTHLRKPTKVQIKQTTIENGIKRPSPTTTSTKPSFAQHKRDLEQQNEFKPLVQVDPSVLSSSRMPLRNPRPGDYLLNKTASTEGIASKRSLELKKRYLLGESISGGIMKSDSTSVLDSKFKNFHSNISECQKLLNPSTDSVMQSFIKNTTPAKSPLVGSKEMDEKNSDEKENVYGKFVIDKNEINKTDIVSNSDALKISDLTETINTTLVDNKIREMSPKIEIIDLVTPEKVEPIIDLSRIELSEKMVKRNQKFINELDVNDDEIEVIDLTGDSPAKDRAPDDEATKDIDVPAPIIEVKSESLAEKSKSAIDSMLSQSNDSKKSRPVEDEARPRSPAQETSIRVPNIPWSAKKMNSDLESDSLSSSTSSSVDDIPHFILDSTTSPDTQPGDLPRLEVRDTSGELMQIDSLMIIDGKYVGDPEDLKHMKMPDGTRVTEQLTGEVKCDKVVLEKKIPRYESFSHRKPDLKFDTKNENKIDTLKNIPLVLPAVEANASTTEKIVKPSVLHLSDTMSLNKDLDDMDKTPTAATYAESTKSDSETEFTGQVLTETELSDWTADDAVSENFVDIEFVLNSNKGTIKRKKSKKKLSSHKTHITETETPKICPIVNKELDFEGIEFMDTGSEDSCLETYSATNKAMLKNRGYVQFVENNSIKGASSYKSDAGYGSSPKESFESKSFKTPNSLEIHEAVNKEVAGIDYIEQGACVLANDIDLKTPMNEVPPMFNVKKPFDMPADSLNDIDDDSLLMIASQGTTTEDSDALTVVTSPVDSTPKNVDTPNSDRRDMFNESSPPKENNSYDTTTSKESRTPTRKQSLEESGTPNRRKDSDECTYEEYVRKLQMKISQISNARDSIDIRKTRRKSSKGDNSGNEQTQQSNSVIDSNKSLSVFVNKPAVDATSPITVMERLEEITKERTKQKDLIHELVMDKLQSKKQLNAEKRLNRSRNRSSMFSPGNSPQAPPHIGTACSNGPHFHIGQTERPDKLVNSSDRWNITKTPYSISKLDSASTTRKDRPFSDVVETPIKELPKILKTQSFCVYSTPSIYSIKTDGPSQYLGNGNEFTTPVPPPRRKIDDTVTQTEKLRQDARARARLKSNQDLGLSPDEKIQLLRKRFNLDHLADEITRNKCDDMKIRERKMMTSKSVNDISETTSQEHVNDHNFGSSKTQYKQNDFTSDPNLAEEDGGQKRRHRNKDPERRKSIIRAVSDFFHKKRDSKETSPTNGKEKSEGMFGRFRLSPKSKAKDKDEPATQHERSKSEDYLKIDLNAKQYEEEAPPIPPLPINYQRSDDESCSANESRKLKAHTKASRQAELKRLRIAQEIQREQEEIEVKLKDLEARGVLLEKALRGEEQNLEVADYNGISVGANDEKLLKELLEIWRNITQLKKRDDELGIRQQELKLEHRHAQLKEQLNTRLSCSKLDKSSSDVAAEGAILNEMLEIVAKRAALRPSDTMPHSSSQMVDGLESDI